aataataataataataataataataataatttaaaataaaaggcatgatttcgatattttatttagcatcctgCAATCAAACAAACTATGAAGCGATGTCCTCTAGCAGAAAGCAGACAGCAGTAGGGTCGCGTTTCCTGTGCAGATTTCAAAGCGTCACGTCTTCGTGAAGTGGATGGATTTCTGCAAAGCGCCGGGGTGTGGGATTCAACATGTGAACTGCCCCGTCATTCAGCAGCTTTCCTGAAGCACACGGAGCTAACGCTGAGGAAAGACTAGCGGGTTTGCTGTAAAAGCACAGAAATGTTTGCGATTTAAGttagtaataatgataataataataataataggcatcGACACCAAAAAAGAATAGAGACAATGAAGAATaaatgcacattgtttttattgggTGTGAACACATTGCAACAGCAATCCGAGGAACGAGGTAAAGAACTGAATCCAATACAAAaaccttatatattatatattagactCTTAATAAATTAACATGCCGAGTATTTATTTACAGCAGAAACACAAACTGCAGCTTGTAAACGCTGAGAGAACACGGCAGCAAAGCCCGGCAAGAACAAACTGGCATCGAGCAGAACTggggtttgtttagtttttgttttgtgtttttggtagGAACGGTTAACCCCCCCAGACTCGAATCAGAGCCTGCCGGTGTGGGGCGCTTCTGGCACGCCAGCATCTCAGATATATTGGTGGGGTATCACTGAAGAAGGGCGCCCCCTGGCGCGCTGCCCGCCGCCTCTCCTCCTGGCTGGCCGCGGCAGTCCTGGTTTCGCTGCGGGCAGTAGCGCTTCGTGTGCGCTTGGTCTCCCGTGGCGCCGCAATGCTGACACGTGTATCGCCTCAGATAGGGGCACAGCACTCTGTCGCCGTCCTTCAAGCGGTGGCTGCTGTAGACCTTTTTGGACTCCTCGTTCTTTTTGCAAAACACGCAGAACTTGCTCCCTCCGTGCGTCCGGTCGGGTTGGCTGAGAGCCGGCGACTGGACTTCTGAAGCCCGGTCCCGCTTCGTGTCGCGGTCGGGCTGGGTCGCCGCCATTCCGGCTGCAGCGGCACCAGGACTCGGTTCGGCTCCAGCAGCGCCACGCGTCCTCATTTCCTCCACCAGCTCGGCCAGACCCAAGTAATCTTTCCACGCGTCGAAGCTCTGGTTACCGCGGTCCATTTTTGATAAAAAGAGAAATAACGACACTGTTAAAAAGCCGTCCTTGCGCTTGCGGTTGAAGTGTCTGCTTCGGTACTGTCGCTTCGACCTGTCAATCCACAACCTGAATTTGAATTTTAAGGCCGGGTCTCAGGATATAGTAACACCCCGTTCCTCAAATCcttcacccaaaaaaaaaaaaataaagccggcctcaaatcacaaaaaaaccaTCGGAAAGAACTAGCCAGCTAACCCCTGTGCGCAGGCAAGCGGCAAAACTTTGCAACTCGCGATTTCACTGTTCTTTCTTTATCTGTGTAATATTACACGGCTGTGGGGTATTGCAATAATAGAAGACGTTTGAAAGCGCGCAGTTTAGCGGGTGGAAGGGCTCTCTGAGCCGGTTTATCAATGCAATCTCTCTTACTGGGCGCTTTTTTTGGAAATGCATCGCGTCGACGGGGCTGCTGACCCGCAGATTCACACACAGCGTTTCTATCAGCGCAGTATCGTGCGCTGCAACACGGAGTGACCAACTTTGTAACTCTTTTCAGACGCCGCGTTTGTAATTGCAAACGCGTCGAAGGTTGAAAcatcaagtttattttgtaaactctCCGCCCGTGTTTACGATTCGCGATACATTTGAAACGCGTTGCATGCGTTTATAACCCGGGGCTGGAGTTTAAAATCGAAATATTAAACTTTACAAAAACCCCGTCACAGAGTGAACGCGTGACGTTTAACAGATATTCTGGAGCTGCAAAAACACAACTCTGTGCATAATTCTAATACAGGaaattcacattattattattattattattattattattattattattatccagtgTGTTGccggtaataacactgtgtaacacaatttttgttcctgggtagtaagtgttatttcctaattgcttatgcctcaaaagtatagaaaatggctattattccccacaaactttgcttttgtgaccaggacagtgatatttcaaaatatcactatttccaatgggaaaacgggcaaatgtgtgtcttttcgttcacataaagtcagaaagtaaatacagtataatcgtaaatctcgaaaaactactcacttctaaatcttttgtagtcatttttgtattactttagtataaacacatgttaatttggattcatatgttgttttttttctgactttatgtgaacggaaagccacacatttgcccgttttctcattggaaatagtgatattttgaaatatcactgtcctggtcacaaaagcaaagtttgtggggaataatagccattttctatacttttgaggcataagcaattaggaaataacacttactacccaggaacaaaaaagtgTAAGCAATACTATTATTAATTACAGCACAGtgttatctgtttttatttcacttttaataagAAATTCCTGTTTAAAGCCACAGTGAGCGCTGTGTTTCTCACAGCCACGATGCTCAATACAGTTTGTATTTTAACAACATCGATAGAATTGTTTAAAGTATTTCTTTTATTAACAGAAGCGTTGTGCTCACGTCATTTAACaggcaataaaacacacacacacacgaacagaaagaaagaaacgcgcGGGTGTGTGTGGCTTGCATTATCAGCCGGTACCAGGGCGGGTTTCTTCTCTTCTCCGCGCACAGTCCCATTCGCCGCTCGGCCGGTTCTGTTATCTTCCGCAGCAACGAACAGCGACAGCAATGAATGTGCATTGGGACCGTTTCACACCTGCAGCCCTGCGTGTGGACAGCAAGGGGCGCtgttcagccccccccccccctgcagtgAGAATGAACAGCAACGCGGATTTTAAACCGCTTTGCACAGCAGCGGGGTTGCACACAGCGCAGCGTGCGTTCAGCGTGTATTCATATATAGGCTGGCTCTGTTTAAATGAAGCTATGCACGCTGTAGGGTTTCAGTGCTAGACAGAGCTGTCTGGGctggtgctgctgtgtgtgtgtgtggggggggtggtaataatttaatattatatatacaaaatcagaaaatatatatttatataattatatatatattataataaagtatctatatataacattttttgcCTAAAATTATTTCATATGCCTTCCTCTAACATAAAAGGTATAAACGTGCTGCACCGCGTTTTTGGCACGGTCTTTTGGGTAATGCGGCATCGGGCTTTGTGCGCCAACCGGCACAGAAAAACCCCTTGGAGCCCGAAACGCGGGCCGTCTGACGTAGGGGACAC
This sequence is a window from Polyodon spathula isolate WHYD16114869_AA unplaced genomic scaffold, ASM1765450v1 scaffolds_912, whole genome shotgun sequence. Protein-coding genes within it:
- the LOC121309171 gene encoding nanos homolog 1-like — its product is MDRGNQSFDAWKDYLGLAELVEEMRTRGAAGAEPSPGAAAAGMAATQPDRDTKRDRASEVQSPALSQPDRTHGGSKFCVFCKKNEESKKVYSSHRLKDGDRVLCPYLRRYTCQHCGATGDQAHTKRYCPQRNQDCRGQPGGEAAGSAPGGALLQ